TGAATCCATTGgttatacaaaatatttataattttgattatatatataaattttgggcAAACTACACCTAAAGTCACTAAAGTAatagtaagtttacattttgatcaattaaatttaaaaagttacaagaTGGCCACTTAATGattcaaaagttttaatttaagtcactaaactatttgaaattttttattcaagtcaTAGGATTGTTAagcgtttttaaaaaatgtcTGACTAGTGAGTTCCAAGCGATAATTCGATGATTGGTACAGTTGGATCAATACCAATTGaggagtagaagaacataccatAGGTTTAAGTTGATCTAACGGTCAATGTTGgagatcaaagaagaaaattctTTAGATTTTGGTTTGCAGATTCGTAACGTTCagagttgtttcatgaaaaaagaaattgaattgtagaagagaacGGGAAAGATAGCTCTTAATTAGTGCAAACAATACGAATAGAGAAAGCCatacaccaacaaatttaaacaatccaatgacttaaatgaaaactttcaaatagttcaacgaccattttgtaactttttgaagttgagtgttctaaacgaaaattttatttttttgctcagtaataataatatatttagaaGCTACTTAAATGTAAACTCACTAATAGTTTAGTTATCttgggtgtaatttacccaaaagttttaatagattcaaaattagatttttatatcGAAAAATTCGAGATTCGAGTGTTTAGACTATTTCAAATTTAGATTGTTGCAAGGTTGAGATGTTTTGAGTTCGACTTAATTTGGATTTGAGTAAATTGATGTTCAAATtaagcatatttaatttttatgattaaataaattgaattaaatttgaatttgattttatcGAATGGGATGTTGGAATTTTCAAATTACTAACAAGAAATTAAGGAAGGTGGTGAAATGAAAAAGACATAGGACAAAATCATAGCCACAAAAAGAGGAGTCAAATCGAAAATAGATGCCACTGCTTCACCACCCCCACGAGCTAACCATGGCGATTTCAACACAGCCGAAAAACTTGACCATCTTTCAATGGAACTATAATCGCAATCGTCCTACTCTCACCATTGTTCACGTCTCAATTATTGTCCTTAACATTTTCACCTGTCTCCCCAATCCCATGGTAATGCTGCGAAggaaaacacacacacacacacacaaggCTTTTATTACCTATAGTTTATTTACTGTAAATGCATTTCTTCACTAAACAGAATATATAAGTATTGTTTTTTCCTTTggtataatagcaaatttaatgcttaatgcttatatatttgtttaatttagtcttttttaaatcaacaaatttaacctttaaagtTTATACATTCAGCCAATTTAGTCCTAGTTCTAAAACCCCAAAAAcagttataaataaaattttatttaaaaaagtatatattataaaattttataattgaccaaattgatagaatatgtaaacaATGAGAGTTAAtctatcaatttttaaaaattaggactaagttaataaaatatgtaaatatttgagaTTAAATTTACTACATTAGCAACAAAAATAACGTCAACATTTTAACGATATAGAGTGATTAGAATTTGAAATTGACTAAGCAGagatgaaattatcaaaataaaaaatttcgatAACCAAAATAGGAACATCtacttcaaataacctaaatacaactttctttattttagcCGAAACCAAGGTATTTATTTTCACTAACATTGACTAATTCATCCGTCGtggatatttttttaaaaataaaccaataaaTATTCATTCCATGAACAAAGATAAAAGATAGTGAGTAATGATTTTACCATATAGTGTTTAAACACAGCTAACTTAAACTTTATTGTAAGTTTCCAATTTTGACATGATTTTTATTCAAGCTTTCACCatttttaaacacacaaaaaaCACTGTCCAATCATTTACCCTTCCCTCAGTCTGGCAATGGGGCGGTAGCTATAAAAATCGTCAGCTCACAAATTTGTGGCCAAATTTAAGCCAACTAAACAAAGGTGTCTCACTAGCCACCCCACCATTGTCTCATTCCCATATAATAAGCACTCCAATGAAGTTTATTCATGTCATTTTcccttaaacaaaaaaaaatgccaGAAAACAATTGGTCGGCCATAAttcattatatttaaatatccccaaaaattaaaatttcaacaattaatttattcatttatactCATCCTTCTTCCTATATAAAAAACACCCCATTAACTCACAAAAACCATAGAGAATTTGGTTTCTTTTAGCTTACAGCTTCCATTGTTTTTCAGTAGTGAAGAGCTAAAAAAGAAGGGAAATCAATGGAGGGGAAAGAAGAAGATGTTAGATTGGGAGCCAACAAGTTCCCAGAGAGGCAACCTATTGGGACAGCAGCTCAGTCCCAAGATGATAAGGATTACACTGAGCCACCACCAGCACCCTTGTTTGAGCCTAGTGAGTTGACCTCATGGTCTTTTTACCGAGCTGGAATCGCTGAGTTCGTTGCTACTTTCCTTTTCTTGTATATCTCGGTATTGACCGTGATGGGAGTTGTTAAGGACAAAACCAAGTGTACAACTGTTGGGATTCAAGGGATTGCATGGGCTTTTGGTGGTATGATCTTTGCTCTTGTTTACTGCACTGCTGGTATCTCAGGTAACTATATGATCTTCTTTATCCCTTGTTTGTTTCTCCAGAAAATGATAGAAAAGTTTAGTATTGATGAGTTATGGTGGTGTTGTAGGTGGTCATATCAATCCAGCGGTGACATTTGGGCTGTTCTTGGGTAGGAAATTGTCGTTGACAAGGGCAATATACTACATGGTGATGCAGTGCTTGGGAGCCATATGTGGGGCTGGTGTGGTTAAAGGGTTCATGGGGAAGACAAGGTATGGTGCTTTGGGTGGTGGAGCTAACTCTGTGAATCATGGCTACACCAAGGGAGATGGGCTTGGTGCTGAAATTGTTGGCACCTTTGTGCTTGTTTACACTGTGTTCTCAGCCACTGATGCCAAGCGCAGTGCCAGAGACTCTCACGTCCCTGTAAGTTCAATTTTCTTCAATTGAATCATTCGATTGTCTAAACCATATATGAGATTTTTAACCATAACCATGTG
This genomic window from Gossypium raimondii isolate GPD5lz chromosome 10, ASM2569854v1, whole genome shotgun sequence contains:
- the LOC105777007 gene encoding probable aquaporin PIP-type 7a, which translates into the protein MEGKEEDVRLGANKFPERQPIGTAAQSQDDKDYTEPPPAPLFEPSELTSWSFYRAGIAEFVATFLFLYISVLTVMGVVKDKTKCTTVGIQGIAWAFGGMIFALVYCTAGISGGHINPAVTFGLFLGRKLSLTRAIYYMVMQCLGAICGAGVVKGFMGKTRYGALGGGANSVNHGYTKGDGLGAEIVGTFVLVYTVFSATDAKRSARDSHVPILAPLPIGFAVFLVHLATIPITGTGINPARSLGAAIIFNKDKGWDDHWIFWVGPFIGAALAALYHVVVIRAIPFKSK